A genomic window from Plasmodium chabaudi chabaudi strain AS genome assembly, chromosome: 8 includes:
- a CDS encoding OTU domain-containing protein, putative yields the protein MTNFLTTKWKKIKYKYMATKLKIAKRDENDDKIEQKINNNLNVNNFEYILKSIQESKHKDRIKKCNSLDRYISFLLGKNKLNKENYKYKRNILQIHLLAIGCELVKIIGDGNCLFRSISYNLFGKQIYHMYIRQACVDYMLNYKDEYSIYFEEGDFSKYIKNMLNDGCWGDELCIKAIADTFDCVVYIITSNPDQWLLKYEPKYKTNHQPKKCVFLAYSCPIHYDSLKLIKL from the coding sequence atgaccAACTTCTTGACaacaaaatggaaaaaaataaaatacaagtATATGGCAACGAAATTGAAAATTGCAAAACgagatgaaaatgatgataaaatagaacaaaaaataaataataatttaaatgtaaataattttgaatatatattaaaatctATACAAGAATCAAAACATAAGgatagaataaaaaaatgtaatagtctagatagatatatatcatttttattaggaaaaaataaattaaataaagaaaattataaatataaaagaaatatattacaaattcatttattagCTATAGGTTGTGAATTAGTTAAAATAATAGGAGATGgaaattgtttatttcgatctatttcatataatttatttggaaaacaaatatatcatatgtATATCCGTCAAGCATGTGTTGATTATATGTTAAACTATAAAGATGaatattctatatattttgaagaAGGAGATtttagtaaatatataaaaaatatgttaaatgATGGATGTTGGGGTGATGAACTATGTATTAAAGCCATAGCTGATACTTTCGATTgtgttgtatatataataacatcAAATCCCGATCAATggttattaaaatatgaaccgaaatataaaactaaTCATCAACCCAAGAAATGCGTTTTTTTAGCTTATTCATGTCCTATTCATTATGACTCGCTCAAATTAATCAAATTGTGA
- a CDS encoding 3-oxoacyl-[acyl-carrier-protein] reductase, putative — MNVLYKLLLCFFFIQALECYRVPNVHNLNKVNPNKYLRASHDLNLLGHNKENNYYCGENKVALVTGAGRGIGRSIAKTLAKSVSHVLCISKTQKSCDSVSDEINSLGYKATGYAADVSNKEEITELINKLLTDHKSIDILVNNAGITRDNVFLRMKNEEWEDVIKTNLNSLFYITQPIAKRMISNKYGRIINMSSIVGITGNFGQANYSASKAGVIGFTKSLAKELASRNITVNAIAPGFISSDMTDKISEDIKQNIISNIPAGRMGTPEEIANMVGYLSSEIAGYINGKVFIIDGGLSS, encoded by the exons atgaatgtgttgtataaattattattatgttttttttttatacaagcATTGGAGTGTTATAGGGTACCGAATGTACATAATCTGAATAAG gTTAATCCAAATAAGTACCTACGAGCAAGCCATGATTTAAATTTGCTGGGgcataataaagaaaacaaCTATTATTGTGGGGAAAATAAAGTAGCTTTAGTAACAGGAGCAGGAAGGGGTATAGGACGATCCATTGCAAAAACATTAGCTAAATCAGTTTCACATGTTTTATGTATAAGTAAGACACAG aaATCGTGTGACAGCGTTTCcgatgaaataaattccCTTGGTTATAAAGCAACTGGATATGCTGCCGATGTGtcaaataaagaagaaataaccgaattaattaataaactATTAACAGATCATAAAAGTATAGATATACTAGTTAACAATGCAGGAATAACACGAgataatgtttttttgcgtatgaaaaatgaagaatGGGAAGAcgtaataaaaacaaatttaaattcattattttatataactcAACCTATAGCTAAAAGAATGAttagtaataaatatggaagaattattaatatgtcTAGTATAGTAGGAATTACAGGAAATTTTGGACAAGCAAATTATTCTGCATCCAAAGCAGGAGTAATTGGATTTACAAAAAGTTTGGCTAAAGAATTAGCATCGAGAAATATAACTGTTAATGCAATAGCCCCCGGTTTTATATCAAGTGACATGACTGATAAAATCAGTGAAGATATAaaa caaaatattatttcgaATATTCCTGCTGGAAGAATGGGAACACCAGAAGAG ATTGCAAATATGGTAGGATATCTATCCTCAGAAATTGCAGGATATATAAATGGAAAAGTATTTATAATTGATGGTGGATTATCAagttaa
- a CDS encoding cyclin-dependent kinases regulatory subunit, putative: MNNLSRTVSNHLKTRIKYSQISTDQRNIKSTSFTNTVLTTNNKHVNNNSQVNNKDSNAFIKDASENVQQDDQNNNNRNGKRKNVDSSPVSHNNEVNTTKRRETEKNKECTNDSNEKSACDNTNEKSNCDNTNEKSTCDNMNENYYSILDELGKSEKEVFKSVKDSMDENLNLEFLRSTSENYIYKVTSRGPVCYSSTYRDDKYIYRHIILSDNVRQYAEKTVRRTNAFLTEQCIINELQIDIGKGWKHFMIYDGKIRELILRKVLTAEDKLRMAVQMQRYN; this comes from the exons atgaacaatttAAGTAGAACAGTGTCAAACCACTTAAAGACACGAATTAAATACAGCCAAATTAGTACAGAtcaaagaaatataaaaagtacCAGCTTTACCAATACAGTACTTACtactaataataaacatgtaaataataattcgcAAGTTAACAATAAAGATAGTAATGcttttataaaagatgCCTCTGAAAATGTTCAACAAGATGAtcaaaacaataataatagaaatgggaaaagaaaaaatgttgATAGCAGTCCGGTCTCACACAATAATGAGGTCAATACTACCAAAAGAAGAGaaacagaaaaaaataaggagTGCACAAATGATAGCAATGAAAAAAGCGCTTGTGACAATACGAATGAAAAAAGCAATTGCGACAATACGAATGAAAAAAGCACTTGTGACAATAtgaatgaaaattattattcgaTACTTGATGAGCTAGGAAAGTCAGAGAAAGAAGTTTTTAAATCTGTTAAGGATAGTATGGACGAAAATTTAAACTTAGAATTTTTACGATCCACAagtgaaaattatatttacaagGTTACATCAAGAg GCCCCGTTTGCTACTCATCAACCTACAGAGATGACAAGTACATATATCGACACATTATTTTAAGTGATAACGTTAGGCAGTATGCTGAAAAAACGGTAAGGCGAACTAATGCATTTTTGACAGAACAGTGTATTATTAATGAGCTCCAAATAGATATAGGAAAAGGATGGAAACATTTCATGATATATGATGGAAAAATAAGGGAACTCATTTTACGAAAAGTTTTAACTGCAGAAGATAAATTAAGAATGGCTGTTCAAATGCAaagatataattaa
- a CDS encoding DNA-directed RNA polymerase II subunit RPB3, putative, giving the protein MMMNGDNSKKHEIEIKSISKNEMSFILYNSNTALANALRRIMLSEVPTLAVDIVNVYENTSPFHDEFIAHRIGLIPIDSRNIKSYEFRERCKCKETCSRCTVQYIIEVKCNNANKIDVSHYDIEALDHEPNIPMPIPNDNKHNNIDKMDTAIPIVTLSKNQTLHMKLTATKGIGKMHAKWIPANVSYIIDHKIVINHPEVDKMPKEHKLIIANNLNPDCYILKEMDDDRDVELQLSENMSVVMAESCRDTLTELGYNKDIVKVIYDETKFHFKVESVGSMPPEQIVEMAIEILESKLKDLEPQIKASFYSIEEVAKQLKEQGVSLYGIQLDLE; this is encoded by the coding sequence atgatgatgaacggagataattcaaaaaaacatgaaattgaaataaaaagtatatcaaaaaatgaaatgtcatttatattatataatagtaatacAGCATTAGCAAATGCCCTTAGAAGAATAATGCTATCAGAAGTTCCAACACTAGCAGTTGATATAGTTAATGTTTATGAAAACACAAGTCCATTTCATGATGAATTTATAGCTCATAGAATAGGTTTAATACCTATAGATAgtagaaatataaaaagttatgAATTTAGAGAACGATGTAAATGTAAGGAAACGTGTTCTAGGTGTACCgtacaatatattattgaagtaaaatgtaataatgCTAATAAAATAGATGTATCACATTATGATATAGAAGCACTAGATCATGAACCTAATATTCCTATGCCTATACCCaatgataataaacataataatattgacaAAATGGATACTGCTATACCTATTGTAACTTTATCGAAAAATCAAACCCTACATATGAAATTAACAGCCACAAAAGGAATTGGAAAAATGCATGCAAAATGGATACCAGCTAATGTATCCTATATAATTGATCATAAAATAGTAATTAATCATCCGGAAGTAGATAAGATGCCCAAAGaacataaattaataatagctaataatttaaatcctgattgttatatattaaaagaaatggATGATGATCGAGATGTTGAATTACAATTAAGTGAAAATATGTCAGTTGTTATGGCAGAAAGTTGTAGAGATACATTAACTGAATTAggatataataaagatattgTTAAAGTTATTTATGATGAAACtaaatttcattttaaagTTGAATCAGTTGGTTCAATGCCACCTGAGCAGATTGTTGAAATGGCTATAGAAATTTTAGAAAGTAAGTTAAAAGACTTAGAGCCACAAATCAAAGCCTCATTTTATTCTATTGAAGAGGTTGCAAAACAACTAAAGGAACAGGGAGTATCCCTATATGGAATTCAACTGGATTTGGAATAA
- a CDS encoding lipoate-protein ligase 2, putative, with the protein MVKNVVKKIARMTDIFQPIFTHTNINNNRKIQKNILYFINLTNLHIYEQLLIEESLYRLSSCLSSRLNKIGFFIINDTTKNNIKNVENNDNQIKLSSNNYSPNNKCVVLGMSRKTKEHTNDTNYIKKNNILLIKRYTGGGTVYINNNCILTSIILPNDFEKETKLYPSNVSEWTFNYFFKPFIQNETNDKFTFNKTFQYHEHDFVCKINDNSKVDNNCSIKKVGGNAQAFSKDYFVHHTSFIWDLNNFEEMEKVLSNPLKQPDYRNRRSHKDFLTPITSCLHKNIDTPDIFIQHLVTNIKHILHKKNKLNTDEIWFFNNIQFNYNQHNLPFIKNDIFDNVDKLDISLLKEIVYFYINNSPIKNLRSTYFLDIYGNKVSESFYNFNPLIMG; encoded by the coding sequence atggtgAAAAATGTAGTGAAGAAAATAGCTCGAATGACTGATATATTTCAGCCAATTTTTACACAcacaaatattaataataataggaaaatacaaaaaaatattttatattttattaatttaacgaacttacatatatatgaacaatTACTAATTGAAGAAAGTTTATATAGGCTGAGTAGTTGCTTAAGTAGCAgactaaataaaattggtttttttataataaatgacacaacaaaaaataatattaaaaatgttgaaaataatgataaccAAATAAAACTCTCTTCCAATAATTACTcaccaaataataaatgtgtTGTATTAGGGATGAGTCGAAAAACAAAAGAGCATACAAATGATaccaattatataaaaaaaaataatatcttATTGATAAAAAGATATACAGGAGGTGGTACTGtatatatcaataataattgtatattaACATCAATAATTCTTCCGAACgattttgaaaaagaaacaaaacTATATCCATCCAATGTAAGCGAATGGacatttaattatttctttaaaccatttatacaaaatgaaaCTAATGATAAATTCACTTTTAATAAAACTTTTCAATATCACGAACATGATTTtgtttgtaaaataaatgataattccAAAGTAGATAATAATTgtagtattaaaaaagttgGAGGTAATGCACAAGCATTTTCAAAAGATTATTTTGTCCACCATACATCATTTATTTGggatttaaataatttcgAAGAAATGGAAAAAGTATTATCAAATCCTTTAAAACAACCAGATTATCGAAATAGAAGAAGCCATAAAGATTTTTTAACACCTATAACTTCATGTttacacaaaaatatagatacacccgatatatttatacaacaTTTagttacaaatataaaacatattttacataaaaaaaataaattaaatacagATGAAATATGGtttttcaataatattcaatttaattataatcaaCATAATCTaccatttattaaaaatgatatatttgataatgTAGATAAGTTAGATATAAGTTTATTGAAAGAAATcgtctatttttatattaacaatagtcctataaaaaatttaagatctacttattttttggatatatatggaaataaaGTTTCAGAAtcattttacaattttaacCCGCTTATCATGGGCTAA
- a CDS encoding membrane attack ookinete protein, putative produces the protein MMFKRKYLFFPCFFLIIANILHKLDNLGTDECLLYFHIRILSMSNDDTKELCNNQLEISNNEILSGLQHEHNIEDKQVIKFISKDANSKYDQRRKHIILKISKKKVGNMQNIRKINFNEVKQNDDGNSEINNSNTTNEANPASNSPKYNKNKKSGYAKNKVDNFVKLMKDINDNMENEKEKEIHKPNTEDNVYSDEHHTVVIYDGLDENKDLYNKYKVETENNMDTRVIQGTEYLGVGYDFLFGNPIGDPFLKVDPGYRDSVIKLTYPKSDADYPDNYININPNGSYVRNEISCNRSENETEISTMSEYSKELSVDASLGASYGLFGSFSASVGYASASNTISKKKFRMFILKSYCFKYVASLSQYSQWKLSDQFLRAINLLPSYFNSLEHDGKYCNAEELRDNKTGMDSCGKSVESWLYFFKNFGTHVSTVIHLGGKITQQVKISKNEYKSLSESGLSTSVSASVGFGLFKANASSSTDSKESSNEESSNSSIEKETVIIGGTTIYDPNDPSNFEKWADSIKNNPMPIKGQYEPLSRILPERLTKIYDEALSFYVSLNVPINIGSKTDGEIKNYNLKSQLMKSKIIHGSGSGLVVLECEDKQNFILGFSLSIPNDLSNLKDFYMNTCDEESDKCYSKMSDNAYSYIFAMCNDERIPYLEQKAKSGTGLLTLECSEKNQIILFGFGISVLNSSDPSIAMYPCKNAKPSCSMQGSTDQSAVGLWIVCGHEESLNSSFSVNIRKLEKDNVSGKKKKKIDICPISILFNLIFEFTKTPPNKRSGKCFSANPICPGDFHVCSDKKGIKSFNYYSVSVY, from the coding sequence atgatgtttaaaagaaaatatttattttttccatgtttttttttgataattgcaaatattttacacaAACTTGACAATTTGGGGACAGATGAATgccttttatattttcacatTCGCATTTTAAGCATGAGCAACGATGATACAAAAGAGTTATGCAACAATCAATTGGAGATTtctaataatgaaatattatcgGGCTTACAACATGAACATAATATAGAAGATAAACaagttataaaatttatatcgaAAGATGCAAATAGTAAATATGATCAAAGAagaaaacatataatacttaaaatatcgaaaaaaaaagtaggCAATATGCAAAACATACGTAAGATAAACTTTAATGAAGTTAAACAAAACGATGATGGGAATtctgaaataaataactcCAATACAACAAATGAAGCAAATCCAGCTTCCAATTCaccaaaatataataaaaataaaaaatcggGGTATGCAAAGAATAAGGTagataattttgttaaacTAATGAAAGatattaatgataatatggaaaacgaaaaagaaaaagaaattcaTAAACCAAATACAGAAGATAATGTTTACAGTGATGAGCATCATACTGTTGTAATATATGATGGTTTAGATGAAAACAaagatttatataataaatataaagttgaaacagaaaataatatggatACGAGAGTAATACAAGGAACAGAATATTTAGGAGTTGgatatgattttttatttggaaATCCGATAGGAGATCCATTTCTTAAAGTAGATCCAGGTTATAGAGATTctgtaataaaattaacataTCCTAAATCTGATGCCGATTATCcagataattatataaatataaatccaAATGGATCCTATGTACGAAATGAAATATCTTGTAATAGATCAGAAAATGAAACTGAAATAAGTACGATGAGCGAGTATAGTAAAGAACTTTCTGTTGATGCTTCATTAGGAGCATCTTATGGATTATTTGGTTCTTTTTCAGCATCTGTTGGTTATGCAAGTGCATCTAATACAAtatctaaaaaaaagtttagaatgtttatattaaaaagttattgttttaaatatgtgGCGTCTCTTTCTCAATATTCTCAATGGAAATTAAGTGATCAATTTTTGAGAGCAATAAATTTACTAccatcatattttaattcattagAACATGATGGAAAATATTGTAATGCTGAAGAGTTAAGAGATAATAAAACAGGGATGGATAGTTGTGGAAAAAGTGTTGAATCAtggttatatttttttaaaaattttggaACGCATGTATCAACTGTTATACATTTAGGTGGAAAAATAACACAACAAGttaaaatatcaaaaaatgaatataaatccTTAAGTGAAAGTGGATTATCCACTTCTGTGTCTGCATCTGTTGGGTTTGGTTTATTTAAAGCAAACGCATCATCAAGTACCGATTCAAAAGAATCCAGTAATGAAGAATCATCAAATTCGAGTATCGAAAAAGAAACAGTGATAATCGGAGGGACAACAATATATGATCCTAATGATCCATccaattttgaaaaatgggCAGacagtataaaaaataatccaaTGCCAATAAAAGGACAATATGAGCCTTTATCTCGGATTTTACCAGAGAGGTTaactaaaatatatgatgaaGCATTAAGTTTTTATGTATCATTAAATGTGCCTATAAATATAGGTTCAAAAACAGATGgcgaaataaaaaattataatttaaaaagtcAATTGATGAAATCGAAAATTATACATGGTAGTGGTAGTGGATTAGTTGTTTTAGAATGTGAagataaacaaaattttatattaggattttctttatctatTCCTAATgatttatcaaatttaaaagatttttatatgaatacaTGTGATGAGGAATCAGATAAATGTTATTCAAAAATGAGCGACAATGCatatagttatatatttgctaTGTGTAATGATGAGCGTATACCATATCTTGAACAGAAAGCAAAATCTGGTACAGGTTTATTAACCCTTGAATGTTCAGAAAAgaatcaaataattttatttggatTTGGTATTAGTGTATTAAATTCAAGTGATCCATCAATAGCTATGTATCCATGTAAAAATGCGAAACCATCATGTTCTATGCAAGGTTCTACAGATCAGTCTGCTGTTGGTTTGTGGATAGTTTGTGGACATGAAGAATCTCTAAATTCAAGTTTTTCAGTTAACATTCGAAAGTTAGAAAAAGATAATGTATCAggaaaaaagaagaaaaaaattgacaTCTGTCCTATTTCGATATTGTTTAATTTAATCTTTGAATTTACTAAAACACCACCCAACAAACGGAGTGGTAAATGCTTTTCTGCTAACCCCATATGCCCAGGAGATTTCCATGTATGTTCAGACAAGAAAGGAATAAAATCGTTTAACTATTATTCTGTGTCGGTTTATTAG
- a CDS encoding nitric oxide synthase, putative — translation MRRDWKSILSYSIFFTGNIYFLWKIQNTYSFKSIVACIIKCLNYSKKKKFPNNAIAQNVKIYFGSQTGTGEQFAKELCYNLQEIFDIKAEIIDLEYFDKEEIKTLGIRIFIVSTYGNGDPPDNATEFFKWLKGLDIDNPYFRNTKYSIMGLGSKQYSHFNKIAKKLTTYLKSFKAEQISETIYGDDDDNIYHDFEIWKNKFFKELSKILNMEHIPINFIKEEVIKLVDWKSLPDIKLDIKFEDLEEDNKKSETNQHTSNLLNDNTTSQEGQFNKPIATSLTGKFYFNHNIGTVISNTNLLKNVDDSTNSDKVNHIIISSKNIKYKSADTLVVLTKNSKEITDWWLKRLNINETDKNKKFIFVERNNQNSKKHDNTPHLDGTSNEKNDILINKNSNKNNGNNNHSMNSPFPTPCTIEEALQCYCDLSTIPRVNVLNNFKCFIKDIEELKMFNYILSNNKRNIFFNICKEFDMTFIEFVDIFMQSAIFELVPFLQLIPKIAPKSYTISSSPKDDPDTITLTVKKKQYPIHSLRKALKSFKNNNMLPNITEKKLRNLCERRWYKGSSSYYLTEELYPNDILKFNVKTSIFTLPENLRDASIIMIATGTGIAPFKAFLTEFKIFDQKREKNEILNKKNKRILFYGCRKKGIDFLYEKEIMDALENKYIDEVYLAFSRDQSNKIYVQDLIREQKELVCSLIEKGAYVYICGNTEMGKDVKQTINNLCENNKKNDKKFIKKLKKSGRFFEETW, via the coding sequence ATGAGAAGGGATTGGAAATCGATTTTGTCATactctatattttttacaggTAACATATACTTTCTTTGGAAAATTCAAAATACTTATTCTTTTAAAAGTATAGTAGCctgtataataaaatgtttaaattatagtaaaaaaaaaaaatttccaAATAATGCGATTGCCCaaaatgtgaaaatatattttggtaGTCAAACTGGGACAGGGGAGCAATTTGCAAAAGAGTTATGCTACAACTTACAGGaaatatttgatataaAAGCAGAGATTATTGATTTagaatattttgataaagaagaaataaaaacacTTGGAATTCGTATATTCATTGTTTCAACATATGGGAATGGAGACCCACCAGATAATGCTACCGAATTCTTTAAATGGCTAAAAGGACTAGATATAGATAACCCATATTTTAggaatacaaaatattctaTAATGGGTTTAGGAAGTAAACAATATAGCcattttaacaaaatagcAAAAAAACTTACAACTTATCTTAAAAGTTTTAAAGCAGAACAAATCAGTGAAACTATTTATGGTGACgatgatgataatatttaccatgattttgaaatatggaaaaataaattttttaaagaattatcgaaaattttaaatatggaaCATATCccaattaattttatcaaagAAGAAGTTATTAAACTGGTGGATTGGAAAAGTCTTCCTGACATAAAACTcgatataaaatttgagGATTTAGAAGAAGATAATAAGAAAAGCGAAACAAATCAACATACTagtaatttattaaatgataatactACTTCTCAAGAAGGCCAATTTAATAAGCCTATAGCCACAAGTCTTACTGGAAAATTTTACTTTAACCATAATATTGGTACTGTAATATCTAATAcaaatttgttaaaaaatgtagatGACTCTACTAATTCGGATAAAGttaatcatataattatatcgtcaaaaaatattaaatataagtCTGCTGATACTTTAGTtgttttaacaaaaaattcaaaagaAATCACAGATTGGTGGTTAAAACggttaaatataaatgaaactgataaaaataaaaaatttatcttTGTGGAAcgaaataatcaaaattcaaaaaaacaCGATAATACACCACATTTAGATGGTACTAGTAATgagaaaaatgatatattaataaataaaaatagtaataaaaacaatggCAATAATAATCATTCCATGAATAGCCCGTTTCCAACACCATGCACAATTGAAGAAGCCTTACAATGCTATTGTGATTTATCAACTATACCTCGAgtaaatgttttaaataactttaaatgttttattaaagATATCGAAGAActtaaaatgtttaattacattttatcaaacaataaaaggaatatattttttaatatatgcaaagaATTTGATATGACATTTATCGAATTTGTAGATATATTCATGCAAAGTGCTATATTTGAATTGGTAccatttttacaattaatTCCTAAAATTGCCCCGAAAAGTTATACAATATCTTCTTCTCCAAAAGATGATCCAGACACTATTACATTGactgtaaaaaaaaaacaatatccTATCCATTCTCTTCGAAAAGcattaaaaagttttaaaaataataatatgttacCAAATATtactgaaaaaaaattacgaAATTTATGTGAAAGACGGTGGTACAAAGGTTCGTcctcatattatttaacagAAGAATTATATccaaatgatatattaaaatttaatgttAAAACATCAATATTTACACTTCCTGAAAATTTAAGAGACGCTAGCATTATAATGATTGCTACAGGAACGGGAATAGCCCCCTTTAAAGCCTTTCTTAcagaatttaaaatttttgacCAAAAACgcgaaaaaaatgaaatattaaataaaaaaaataaaagaatattattCTATGGTTGcagaaaaaaaggaatagattttctatatgaaaaagaaattatgGACGCTTTggaaaacaaatatattgatgAAGTTTATTTAGCATTTTCAAGGGACCaaagtaataaaatttatgtacAAGATTTAATTCGTGAACAAAAGGAGCTTGTGTGTAGCTTGATAGAAAAAGGtgcatatgtatacatatgtgGAAATACAGAAATGGGTAAAGATGTGAAACAaacaattaataatttatgtgaaaataataagaaaaatgataaaaaatttataaaaaaattaaagaaatcAGGACGATTTTTCGAGGAAACTTGGTAA